In one Streptomyces sp. T12 genomic region, the following are encoded:
- the glnII gene encoding glutamine synthetase yields MTFKAEYIWIDGTQPTAKLRSKTKIMAGEPVGLDALPIWGFDGSSTNQAEGHSSDRVLKPVFTCPDPIRGGDDILVLCEVLNIDMTPHESNTRAALTEVAEKFAAQEPIFGIEQEYTFFQDGYPLGFPKGGFPAPQGGYYCGVGADEIFGREVVEAHLDNCLAAGLAISGINAEVMPGQWEFQVGPVSPLEVSDHLWVARWLLYRTAEDFGVAATLDPKPVKGDWNGAGAHTNFSTKAMREGYDAIITACESLGEGSKPLDHVKNYGAGIDDRLTGLHETAPWNEYSYGVSNRGASVRIPWQVEQDGKGYIEDRRPNANVDPYLVTRLIVDTCCSALEKAGQV; encoded by the coding sequence GTGACCTTCAAGGCTGAGTACATCTGGATCGACGGCACCCAGCCGACCGCCAAGCTCCGTTCCAAGACGAAGATCATGGCGGGCGAGCCCGTCGGTCTGGACGCGCTGCCGATCTGGGGCTTCGACGGGTCCTCCACGAACCAGGCCGAGGGCCACTCCTCGGACCGTGTCCTCAAGCCGGTCTTCACCTGCCCCGACCCGATCCGCGGCGGCGACGACATCCTCGTCCTGTGCGAGGTCCTCAACATCGACATGACGCCGCACGAGTCCAACACCCGTGCCGCGCTCACCGAGGTCGCCGAGAAGTTCGCCGCTCAGGAGCCGATCTTCGGCATCGAGCAGGAGTACACCTTCTTCCAGGACGGCTACCCGCTCGGCTTCCCCAAGGGCGGCTTCCCGGCCCCGCAGGGCGGCTACTACTGCGGCGTCGGCGCCGACGAGATCTTCGGCCGTGAGGTCGTCGAGGCCCACCTGGACAACTGCCTGGCGGCGGGTCTCGCCATCTCCGGCATCAACGCCGAGGTCATGCCCGGTCAGTGGGAGTTCCAGGTCGGCCCGGTCTCCCCGCTGGAGGTCTCCGACCACCTGTGGGTCGCCCGCTGGCTGCTCTACCGCACCGCCGAGGACTTCGGCGTCGCCGCGACGCTGGACCCGAAGCCGGTGAAGGGCGACTGGAACGGCGCCGGTGCGCACACCAACTTCTCCACGAAGGCGATGCGCGAGGGCTACGACGCGATCATCACCGCGTGCGAGTCGCTCGGTGAGGGCTCCAAGCCGCTCGACCACGTCAAGAACTACGGCGCCGGCATCGACGACCGTCTGACCGGTCTGCACGAGACCGCCCCGTGGAACGAGTACTCCTACGGCGTCTCCAACCGCGGTGCCTCGGTCCGTATCCCGTGGCAGGTCGAGCAGGACGGCAAGGGTTACATCGAGGACCGCCGTCCGAACGCCAACGTCGACCCGTACCTGGTGACGCGTCTGATCGTCGACACCTGCTGCTCCGCACTGGAGAAGGCCGGCCAGGTCTGA
- a CDS encoding winged helix-turn-helix domain-containing protein → MATTRSLSTATLNSPAPTASRHHLRAVDRDEVIDVAGLLPPGATWLPAPQHSLPTLPGQPPMIGYLVLVPADQQPPVPPVPPAHAVDGDALVSVDAVRRTAAVDGRELDLTYLEFELLAHLVANPHRVHTRDQLVTTVWGYGHVGDGRTVDVHIARLRRKLGAEHRDTIRTVRRVGYKYAPSAGR, encoded by the coding sequence ATGGCGACCACTCGTTCTCTCTCCACCGCCACGCTCAACTCCCCCGCCCCGACCGCTTCACGGCATCATCTGCGCGCCGTGGACCGGGACGAGGTGATCGACGTCGCGGGCCTTCTGCCGCCGGGCGCCACCTGGCTGCCCGCTCCCCAGCACTCCCTGCCCACGCTCCCGGGGCAGCCGCCGATGATCGGCTACCTGGTGCTCGTCCCGGCCGACCAGCAGCCGCCGGTTCCGCCTGTTCCGCCGGCCCACGCCGTCGACGGCGACGCGCTCGTCAGCGTCGACGCCGTGCGGCGCACCGCCGCGGTCGACGGGCGGGAACTCGACCTCACCTACCTGGAGTTCGAGCTGCTCGCCCACCTGGTGGCCAACCCGCATCGCGTGCACACACGTGACCAGCTGGTCACCACGGTGTGGGGGTACGGGCACGTGGGGGACGGCCGTACCGTCGACGTCCACATCGCCCGGCTGCGCCGCAAGCTGGGCGCCGAGCACCGGGACACCATCCGGACGGTGCGTCGGGTGGGGTACAAGTACGCCCCGTCGGCCGGGCGTTGA
- a CDS encoding SDR family oxidoreductase, translating into MRLLVLGGTEFAGRAVVEAALGRGWDVTVFNRGRHEPPAGVRLLRGDRTASDGLAALAEHPGEWDAVVDTWSAAPRAVRDAARLLQGRAGRYVYVSSRSVYAWAPPAGYGEDAPLVEGAEAGADHTDYLRDKRGGELAAVEEFGADRSVLVRAGLVLGPYENVGRLPWWLGRIARGGPVLAPGPRDLPLQYVDVRDLAEWTLGAVEGELSGPYNLTSRQGHTTMGEFLDACVATVGADAELRWTEPEVILDAGIEPWTQLPVWVPPGSDMHDALHSADVSRAVATGLRCRPVAETVADTWRWLTDIGGTAPMRPDRTSKGLDPEVEAKVLAAGADAPGGGVPGTTS; encoded by the coding sequence ATGAGACTTCTGGTGCTGGGTGGTACGGAGTTCGCCGGGCGGGCCGTCGTGGAGGCGGCCCTCGGGCGCGGCTGGGACGTGACCGTCTTCAACCGGGGGCGGCACGAGCCCCCGGCCGGGGTGCGGTTGCTGCGAGGTGACCGCACCGCGTCCGACGGGCTCGCCGCCCTCGCCGAGCACCCCGGCGAGTGGGACGCCGTCGTCGACACCTGGTCGGCGGCGCCCCGCGCGGTGCGGGACGCGGCGCGGCTGCTGCAGGGCCGCGCAGGGCGGTATGTGTACGTGTCGAGCCGCTCGGTGTACGCGTGGGCACCGCCCGCCGGGTACGGCGAGGACGCGCCGCTGGTGGAAGGCGCCGAGGCCGGTGCGGACCACACCGATTACCTGCGGGACAAGCGGGGCGGCGAGCTGGCCGCCGTCGAGGAGTTCGGGGCGGATCGCTCGGTGCTCGTGCGGGCGGGGCTGGTCCTCGGGCCGTACGAGAACGTCGGCCGACTGCCGTGGTGGCTCGGTCGTATCGCGCGCGGCGGGCCCGTCCTCGCGCCCGGGCCGCGGGATCTTCCGCTCCAGTACGTCGATGTCCGTGACCTCGCGGAGTGGACCCTCGGTGCGGTGGAGGGGGAGCTCAGCGGGCCGTACAACCTGACGAGCCGGCAAGGGCACACCACCATGGGTGAGTTCCTCGACGCGTGTGTCGCCACCGTCGGCGCCGACGCCGAACTGCGCTGGACCGAACCGGAAGTGATCCTGGACGCGGGCATCGAGCCGTGGACCCAGCTGCCGGTGTGGGTGCCGCCGGGCAGCGACATGCACGACGCCCTGCACAGCGCGGATGTGTCCCGGGCCGTCGCGACGGGGTTGCGCTGCCGTCCCGTCGCGGAGACCGTCGCCGACACCTGGCGGTGGCTGACGGACATCGGGGGCACGGCGCCGATGCGGCCGGACCGGACATCGAAGGGGCTCGATCCGGAGGTGGAGGCGAAGGTGCTGGCGGCCGGCGCGGATGCGCCCGGCGGGGGTGTACCTGGCACCACCTCCTGA
- a CDS encoding sensor domain-containing protein, translating to MTTTETKSGSRARGMGLAGVRGLGLALVLLPGAVLCFTLSLVSIALIPIGVGIVTTPWVLTGVRAFADWRRLLAAQWGGVQIPSAYRPIPREANPWTRTFAMLRDPATWRDLRWLPVDMTAGFVTALLPAVLLLYPLEGFALAAGLWRTMTGGPYVEYGPYWYGFVPVSDQASALGAGALGAVLLVVAHRYTVSALQLHFRLTRGVLTPSQAELAERVRVLTETRQDAVDTSAAELRRIERDLHDGAQARLVAMGMDLGTIEMLLDKDPEQAKQLLAQARKSSVDALAELRDLVRGIHPPVLAERGLGDAVRALALRLPITTEVTVELPGRAEAPVESAAYFAVSEILTNAVKHAGADRIWIDLHHTHDMLRITVTDNGKGGAAIGAGSGLAGVERRLGTFDGVLAVSSPAGGPTMVTMEIPCALS from the coding sequence ATGACGACAACAGAGACGAAGAGCGGCAGCAGGGCGCGGGGCATGGGGCTGGCGGGGGTGCGCGGACTGGGACTGGCGCTGGTGCTGTTGCCGGGGGCGGTGCTCTGCTTCACGCTCTCCTTGGTGTCCATCGCACTGATCCCGATCGGGGTCGGGATCGTCACGACGCCATGGGTGCTCACGGGGGTGCGGGCGTTCGCGGACTGGCGGCGGCTCCTCGCCGCGCAGTGGGGAGGGGTGCAGATCCCGTCGGCGTACCGGCCGATCCCACGGGAGGCCAACCCGTGGACGCGCACCTTCGCGATGCTCCGGGACCCGGCGACCTGGCGGGACCTGCGCTGGCTGCCGGTGGACATGACGGCGGGCTTCGTGACCGCACTGCTGCCTGCGGTCCTCCTGCTGTACCCGCTGGAGGGGTTCGCGCTGGCGGCCGGGTTGTGGCGGACCATGACGGGCGGGCCGTACGTCGAATACGGGCCGTACTGGTACGGGTTCGTGCCGGTCAGCGATCAGGCGTCCGCGCTCGGAGCCGGCGCGCTGGGTGCCGTCCTCCTCGTCGTCGCCCACCGGTACACTGTGAGCGCCCTCCAGCTCCACTTCCGCCTCACCCGGGGCGTCCTCACCCCCAGCCAGGCCGAACTCGCCGAGCGCGTACGGGTGTTGACAGAAACCCGGCAGGACGCCGTCGACACCTCCGCCGCCGAGCTGCGCCGCATCGAGCGGGACCTGCACGACGGGGCGCAGGCGCGGCTGGTGGCGATGGGCATGGACCTCGGGACCATCGAGATGCTGCTCGACAAGGACCCCGAGCAGGCCAAGCAGCTGCTCGCCCAGGCCCGCAAGTCCTCCGTCGACGCGCTCGCCGAGCTGCGCGACCTGGTGCGCGGCATCCACCCGCCCGTGCTCGCCGAGCGCGGACTGGGCGACGCCGTGCGGGCGTTGGCGCTGCGGCTGCCCATCACGACCGAGGTGACCGTGGAGCTGCCCGGGCGTGCGGAGGCGCCCGTGGAGTCCGCGGCGTACTTCGCGGTCAGCGAGATACTCACCAACGCCGTAAAGCACGCGGGCGCCGACCGCATCTGGATCGACCTGCACCACACGCACGACATGCTGCGCATCACCGTCACCGACAACGGCAAGGGCGGCGCGGCGATCGGGGCCGGCTCCGGCCTCGCCGGAGTCGAGCGGCGACTGGGTACATTCGACGGCGTCCTGGCCGTCAGCTCTCCCGCGGGCGGCCCCACCATGGTCACCATGGAGATTCCTTGCGCGTTGTCCTAG
- a CDS encoding response regulator transcription factor, protein MRVVLAEDLFLLRDGLVRLLQAYDFEIAAAVETGPELARALAELEPDVAVVDVRLPPTHTDEGLQCALEARRRKPGLPVLVLSQHVEQLYARELLADGSGGVGYLLKDRVFDADQFVDAVRRVAAGGTAMDPQVIQQLLTRRAADDQPLARLTPRETEVLELMAQGRTNAAIAERLVVTERAIAKHTANIFAKLGLEVSDDDNRRVLAVLAYLDHGR, encoded by the coding sequence TTGCGCGTTGTCCTAGCCGAAGACCTGTTCCTGCTGCGCGACGGACTCGTCCGGCTCCTCCAGGCCTACGACTTCGAGATCGCGGCGGCCGTGGAGACCGGCCCCGAGCTGGCCCGGGCGCTGGCCGAGCTGGAGCCGGACGTCGCCGTCGTCGACGTACGCCTGCCGCCGACGCACACCGACGAGGGGCTGCAGTGCGCGCTGGAAGCCCGCCGCAGGAAGCCGGGGCTGCCGGTGCTGGTCCTCTCGCAGCACGTGGAGCAGCTGTACGCACGGGAGTTGCTCGCCGACGGCAGCGGTGGGGTGGGGTATCTGCTGAAGGACCGGGTGTTCGACGCGGACCAGTTCGTGGACGCCGTACGGCGGGTCGCGGCGGGCGGGACCGCGATGGACCCGCAGGTGATCCAGCAGCTGCTGACCCGGCGCGCGGCCGACGACCAGCCGCTGGCGCGGCTCACGCCCCGCGAGACGGAGGTGCTGGAGCTGATGGCGCAGGGGCGGACGAACGCGGCGATCGCCGAGCGGCTGGTCGTCACGGAACGGGCCATCGCCAAGCACACCGCCAATATCTTCGCCAAACTCGGCCTGGAGGTGTCGGACGACGACAACCGTCGCGTGCTGGCGGTTCTCGCGTATCTCGACCACGGCCGGTGA
- a CDS encoding DUF1996 domain-containing protein, whose protein sequence is MGRNIRKRRTPLATKAIAASAALALGGGGLVWANFYASAHEDNSGYNQTKSTNAQVATIDCPDVGQQLSDVPEKARAGVAKELALLDRQITEAYKRLADTRQAQAGDAGFVNNAILGPLKSKRTATLDRIGINIRRVGGTAPGGLDQLAQCQGVPAEQPQTNDGGAGDGQNQDGQDQNQDGQNQDGQDQNQDGQDQNQDGQDGQDQGNGGQAGNGPSADDFVDITQVQANAQLGVGANGLPANGDSGSTGSFTTNCGTNENENRNSDNVIVAPGVSNGAQHQHDYVGNQANNAFASDQDLANGDTTCQNQGDKSSYFWPVLRVQDGQNDIDANAPGGGQDGNVGTIIQASEAQLKFVGNKTSDVVAMPTALRIITGDAKSFVNGNANANANWSCTGFEDKVQLHDKLPICPEGSSVVRTSNFQSCWDGQNIDSANHRTHVAFVQADGTCANNFQAIPQLQVRLVYDVQAPQIQNGQVQNAYAVDSFPDQLHKAITDHNDFINFFDENVMNEVVNCINSGQDCQ, encoded by the coding sequence ATGGGACGCAACATTCGAAAACGCCGTACGCCGCTGGCCACCAAGGCCATAGCCGCATCGGCGGCCCTAGCGCTCGGTGGGGGCGGGCTTGTCTGGGCCAACTTCTATGCTTCGGCACACGAGGACAACTCTGGGTACAACCAGACGAAGTCCACGAACGCCCAGGTCGCCACGATCGACTGCCCGGACGTCGGCCAGCAGCTGAGTGACGTGCCGGAGAAGGCGCGGGCGGGCGTCGCCAAGGAGCTGGCGCTGCTCGACCGGCAGATCACGGAGGCCTACAAGCGTCTCGCGGACACGCGCCAGGCCCAGGCGGGGGACGCCGGCTTCGTCAACAACGCGATCCTCGGTCCGCTGAAGTCCAAGCGGACGGCCACGCTCGACCGGATCGGCATCAACATCCGGCGCGTGGGCGGAACCGCGCCGGGTGGCCTCGACCAGCTCGCCCAGTGCCAGGGCGTCCCGGCCGAGCAGCCGCAGACCAACGACGGCGGCGCCGGCGACGGTCAGAACCAGGACGGCCAGGACCAGAACCAGGACGGCCAGAACCAGGACGGTCAGGACCAGAACCAAGACGGTCAGGACCAGAACCAGGACGGTCAGGACGGTCAGGACCAGGGCAACGGCGGCCAGGCCGGCAACGGCCCGTCGGCGGACGACTTCGTGGACATCACCCAGGTCCAGGCCAACGCCCAGCTGGGCGTCGGCGCGAACGGACTTCCCGCGAACGGGGACTCCGGTTCGACGGGCAGCTTCACCACGAACTGCGGTACCAACGAGAACGAGAACCGCAACTCGGACAACGTGATCGTCGCCCCCGGTGTCTCCAACGGTGCCCAGCACCAGCACGACTACGTCGGCAACCAGGCCAACAACGCGTTCGCGAGCGACCAGGACCTGGCGAACGGCGACACGACCTGCCAGAACCAGGGCGACAAATCGTCGTACTTCTGGCCGGTGCTGCGCGTGCAGGACGGTCAGAACGACATCGACGCGAACGCCCCCGGCGGTGGTCAGGACGGCAACGTCGGCACGATCATCCAGGCCAGCGAGGCACAGCTGAAGTTCGTCGGCAACAAGACGAGCGATGTCGTCGCGATGCCGACGGCACTGCGCATCATCACCGGTGACGCCAAGTCCTTCGTCAACGGCAACGCGAACGCCAATGCCAACTGGAGCTGCACCGGCTTCGAGGACAAGGTGCAGTTGCACGACAAGCTCCCGATCTGCCCCGAGGGCAGTTCGGTGGTCCGGACGAGCAACTTCCAGAGCTGCTGGGACGGCCAGAACATCGACAGCGCCAACCACCGCACCCACGTGGCGTTCGTTCAGGCCGACGGCACCTGCGCCAACAACTTCCAGGCGATCCCCCAGCTCCAGGTCCGTCTGGTCTACGACGTGCAGGCCCCGCAGATCCAGAACGGACAGGTCCAGAACGCCTACGCGGTGGACTCCTTCCCGGACCAGCTGCACAAGGCGATCACCGACCACAACGACTTCATCAACTTCTTCGACGAGAACGTGATGAACGAGGTGGTCAACTGCATCAACAGTGGCCAGGACTGCCAGTAG
- a CDS encoding tetratricopeptide repeat protein — protein sequence MNQDWEDRVTAAWATFDTYSEEEAADFRAVIDALVAELPDDSPLGPFEQACAWDSTGHSDRAVPLYREALARGLSDVSGYKGRRAKIQLSSSLRNVGQAEEGVKLLTPELDAPSDELDDAVRATLALCLSSLGRDREGLSLVLGALAPHLPRYQRSMANYARALLESAD from the coding sequence ATGAACCAGGACTGGGAAGACCGCGTGACCGCCGCGTGGGCGACGTTCGACACCTACTCCGAGGAGGAGGCTGCCGACTTCCGCGCCGTCATCGACGCCCTCGTCGCCGAGCTGCCGGACGACAGCCCCCTGGGCCCCTTCGAGCAGGCGTGTGCCTGGGACTCGACGGGCCACTCGGACCGGGCGGTGCCGCTGTACCGGGAGGCGCTGGCGCGCGGGCTCAGTGACGTGAGCGGCTACAAGGGGCGGCGGGCCAAGATCCAGCTGTCCAGCTCGCTCAGGAACGTCGGGCAGGCCGAGGAGGGTGTCAAGCTGCTGACACCCGAGCTTGACGCGCCCTCCGACGAGCTGGACGACGCGGTACGGGCGACGCTGGCGCTGTGCCTGTCGAGCCTCGGGCGTGACCGCGAGGGGCTGTCCCTGGTGTTGGGCGCTCTCGCGCCGCATTTGCCGCGTTATCAGCGGTCGATGGCGAATTACGCCCGAGCGCTGCTGGAGTCGGCGGACTGA